DNA from Desulfonatronum thiosulfatophilum:
GGCAACGGCTCCTGCGAGGTCATCGCCAGCGTGATCAAGGCCTTTTGCGAGCGCGGGGACAATATCGTCACCGCGGACAAGACCTTTGCCGTGTACGAATGGGTGGCCGAGTTTTCCGGCTTCCAGGCCCGGTTGACGCCGCTGCGGGACATGGCCTTTGATCCCCAGGCCATGCTGGACGCGGCCGACGAGCGGACCAAGATCTTTTTCGTCTGCAACCCCAACAACCCCACAGGCACGTACTGGGACGCGGCGACCATGCGCGGCTTCTTGGAGGCCGTGGGTGGCGAGCGGATCGTGGTTCTGGACGAGGCCTATTTTGAGTACGTGGACCGGAAGGATTACCCCGACGGGATGGAGTTGATGCGCGAGTTTCCGAATCTGGTGGTCTTCCGGACCTTCTCCAAGATGTACGCCCTGGCCGGGCTGCGCGTGGGCTATCTGTGCGGATCAGCCGAGGTGGTGGACATCATCCGCCGCACCCACGTGGTCTATTCCGTGAACAGCCTCGGCCAGATCGCGGCAACCG
Protein-coding regions in this window:
- a CDS encoding pyridoxal phosphate-dependent aminotransferase produces the protein GNGSCEVIASVIKAFCERGDNIVTADKTFAVYEWVAEFSGFQARLTPLRDMAFDPQAMLDAADERTKIFFVCNPNNPTGTYWDAATMRGFLEAVGGERIVVLDEAYFEYVDRKDYPDGMELMREFPNLVVFRTFSKMYALAGLRVGYLCGSAEVVDIIRRTHVVYSVNSLGQIAATAALEHDGPFIADTRAMVGEAKELLRGECVRLGLEYVCHEGNFMMIRTPVSDTLLYRKLAHKGVLVRTMTGFRFPDWIRVSLVQRPVMEEFCRALEEVMRG